One Sulfurirhabdus autotrophica DNA window includes the following coding sequences:
- a CDS encoding SPOR domain-containing protein: MAQSITDEEIQLKKRARRRLVGAIALVLIVVIFLPMVLDNEPKPVSQDIAIHIPSRDGTDFSSNTVPTQDKPALEAPPPSVEVQAPVAEPEPVAPSKHLAPPVKAVEAKPTPKPVQKAEAKSPKAEVVHKPEPVHKAEPVHKSEPVHKAESSTKASSGFVVQLGAFSNLDNAKQRQSKLSSIGVKFYTETLKTPTGAKLRVRAGPFATRQDAEKLQEKLKAAGIQDGIIAEMKE; encoded by the coding sequence ATGGCTCAATCTATCACTGATGAAGAAATTCAACTGAAAAAACGCGCAAGACGTCGTTTAGTTGGGGCCATTGCATTGGTCCTGATAGTCGTTATTTTCCTGCCAATGGTATTGGATAATGAACCCAAGCCTGTCAGTCAGGATATTGCTATTCATATTCCTTCCCGAGATGGAACAGATTTCTCGTCCAATACCGTACCTACTCAAGATAAACCTGCTCTTGAAGCGCCTCCCCCCAGCGTAGAGGTACAAGCGCCTGTTGCTGAACCTGAACCCGTTGCACCTTCAAAACATCTAGCCCCACCAGTAAAAGCAGTAGAAGCTAAGCCTACCCCAAAACCTGTTCAAAAAGCTGAAGCTAAGTCGCCGAAAGCTGAAGTGGTTCATAAACCAGAGCCGGTGCACAAGGCTGAACCAGTGCATAAATCTGAGCCTGTGCACAAGGCCGAGTCAAGCACAAAGGCATCATCAGGTTTTGTTGTTCAGTTGGGTGCCTTTTCAAATCTGGACAATGCCAAGCAAAGACAATCCAAACTCTCTTCGATAGGCGTAAAGTTTTACACTGAAACGCTTAAAACACCGACCGGAGCAAAGTTGCGGGTGCGAGCAGGTCCGTTTGCTACTCGCCAGGATGCAGAAAAATTACAGGAAAAACTGAAAGCCGCAGGCATTCAGGATGGTATTATTGCTGAAATGAAAGAGTGA
- a CDS encoding UvrD-helicase domain-containing protein codes for MNPSDILQADKLAREIALDSTQSFIVQAPAGSGKTGLLIQRFLTLLGSVEVPEEVLAITFTRKAAGEMRERVLSALVKARIDPEPENEHERRTWLLAKAVLQRDEKKDWHIQDNPLRLRMQTIDSLCSSLTRQMPVLSNFGAQPGVTEDPSALYIEAARGTLALLESGNSWSESVRRLLAYLDNNLQTVEGLLAAMLARRDQWLRHIAVHSDERIQRESLETALETVVCEALERLQAAISDEVGSELVEILRYAAGNLNEAEASSSSEILHSLDCIELPGTTPDDLPAWRGVVQLVLTNEGGWRKRLDASIGMLPPSKVTDKTEKARRQLMKDRLDVLIARMAESEFLQDQLDGLRTLPPVKYEESQWQVMEALFEMLPLAVAQLRLAFLAQGQVDFTEVSQAAIRALGEEDNPTDLALALDYRIRHLLVDEFQDTSLSQYALLSKLTAGWEEGDGRTMFVVGDPMQSIYRFREAEVGLYLRARHEGIGTIYLKPVTLSVNFRSQQGIVEWVNSTFAAVFPQREDIASGAVSYSESVAHKHDLGLPAVMMHPFFTKDHVREAIKVVELVKAAKITDSVAKVAILVRNRSHLVEIIPALKEAGLRFRAIEIEQLGTLPIIQDLLSLTRALSHPADRLAWLAVLRAPWCGLTLADLHVLAGDDHRSTLWDLMQQEAIFNRMSQNGQHRLSRVRSVLFDAISQRQRLPLRRWIEGVWLALGGPAAVNDETALEDANVFFDVLEKFNTGGNLADFSGLADRVAKLFALPDVQADDTVQIMTIHKSKGLEFETVILPGLGRTPRTSESQLLIWAEHPTEHGQSDLLLAPIKAAGSNDSNTSVYTYLQLLNKRRGKNEDGRLLYVACTRAKHHLHLLGSATAKLKKGEVEVSVSSHSLLNQLWPVVGPLYTSAASDQAAKLAEEAENEAGQPPMVFSSTIQRLKAGWVLTPPPLAVQWVESEQRDEEPLIDQDEVEFEWASETAKFIGIVVHKWLQIIVQEGAQAWDLARVENLRASFTNTLLNLGVPRNELHVAVDKTVHALSLTLDDQRGRWVLDSRHHESQAEYALTGIYRDELVNIIIDRSFVDDQGVRWIIDYKTSAHEGGNLEGFLDNEQLRYRGQLERYAALMSHLDDRPIRLGLYFPVLGGWREWEYKGN; via the coding sequence ATGAACCCTTCTGACATCTTGCAAGCGGACAAACTGGCGCGTGAAATTGCGTTAGATTCAACGCAATCATTTATCGTGCAGGCTCCTGCAGGGTCAGGTAAAACAGGTCTTTTGATTCAACGATTCTTGACCTTGCTTGGCAGTGTGGAAGTACCGGAAGAAGTGCTGGCGATTACCTTTACGCGCAAAGCGGCAGGGGAAATGCGTGAGCGGGTGTTGTCTGCTCTGGTCAAGGCGCGCATTGATCCAGAACCGGAAAATGAACACGAACGAAGAACGTGGTTGCTGGCAAAGGCAGTGCTGCAAAGAGATGAGAAAAAGGATTGGCACATTCAAGACAACCCTTTACGTCTCAGAATGCAGACTATCGATTCGCTTTGTTCTTCGCTCACTCGTCAAATGCCAGTGCTTTCTAATTTTGGTGCGCAACCGGGTGTCACTGAAGATCCTTCTGCGCTTTATATAGAAGCTGCGCGCGGTACCCTGGCTTTGCTTGAGTCGGGGAATAGTTGGTCGGAATCGGTGCGGCGGCTGTTAGCATATCTGGATAATAATCTACAAACGGTAGAAGGACTACTGGCTGCCATGTTGGCAAGGCGTGACCAGTGGTTGCGGCATATTGCCGTTCACTCGGATGAACGCATACAGCGCGAAAGTCTTGAAACCGCTTTGGAGACAGTAGTATGTGAGGCGCTAGAGAGATTGCAGGCAGCAATTTCTGATGAAGTGGGCAGTGAACTCGTGGAAATTCTGCGTTATGCAGCTGGGAACTTGAATGAAGCGGAAGCCTCTTCTTCATCTGAAATCTTGCACAGTCTGGATTGCATTGAATTGCCCGGTACTACCCCGGATGATCTGCCTGCCTGGCGAGGGGTCGTTCAATTGGTATTGACCAATGAAGGTGGCTGGCGCAAGCGACTGGATGCCTCCATTGGCATGTTACCGCCCAGCAAGGTAACAGATAAAACCGAAAAAGCGCGCCGTCAATTAATGAAAGACAGGCTGGATGTGCTTATAGCTCGGATGGCGGAGTCTGAGTTCCTTCAGGATCAACTCGATGGATTACGCACTTTGCCACCCGTCAAGTATGAAGAATCTCAATGGCAAGTGATGGAAGCACTGTTTGAAATGTTGCCGCTTGCAGTAGCACAACTGAGGCTGGCGTTTCTGGCACAAGGCCAGGTGGATTTTACAGAGGTATCGCAGGCAGCGATCAGGGCATTAGGGGAAGAAGATAACCCAACTGATCTTGCACTGGCACTTGATTACAGAATTAGGCATCTGCTGGTGGATGAGTTTCAGGATACTTCGCTCAGTCAATATGCCTTGCTCAGCAAATTGACTGCGGGATGGGAAGAAGGCGATGGCCGTACTATGTTTGTAGTGGGAGATCCCATGCAATCCATCTATCGTTTTCGCGAAGCAGAAGTGGGCTTGTATTTGCGCGCACGCCATGAAGGTATCGGAACTATTTACCTGAAGCCTGTTACCTTGAGTGTGAATTTTCGTTCCCAACAAGGGATTGTAGAATGGGTGAACAGTACCTTCGCGGCAGTATTTCCTCAGCGCGAAGATATTGCCAGTGGGGCCGTTTCTTATTCAGAGTCGGTTGCCCATAAGCATGATCTGGGTCTACCTGCTGTCATGATGCACCCCTTTTTTACTAAAGACCACGTGAGAGAAGCGATAAAAGTGGTTGAGTTGGTAAAAGCCGCTAAAATTACTGATTCTGTAGCTAAAGTGGCCATATTGGTTCGTAACAGGAGCCATTTGGTAGAGATTATTCCTGCGCTGAAAGAAGCTGGATTGCGCTTTCGCGCGATTGAAATCGAACAGCTGGGGACTTTACCCATTATTCAGGATTTGCTTTCACTCACACGCGCACTATCACACCCGGCAGACAGATTGGCATGGCTTGCTGTACTACGCGCTCCCTGGTGCGGTTTAACCCTGGCAGATTTGCATGTGCTTGCGGGTGACGATCATCGCAGTACGCTATGGGATCTCATGCAGCAGGAAGCGATTTTTAATCGTATGTCACAAAACGGACAGCATCGACTGAGCAGAGTTCGTAGTGTTTTGTTTGATGCAATTTCGCAGCGCCAGCGGTTGCCATTACGTCGCTGGATTGAAGGCGTGTGGCTTGCTTTGGGTGGCCCTGCTGCCGTGAATGATGAAACCGCCCTGGAAGATGCCAATGTTTTTTTTGATGTTTTGGAAAAATTCAATACCGGGGGTAACCTCGCGGACTTTTCAGGGTTGGCAGACCGGGTAGCCAAACTGTTCGCTTTGCCTGATGTTCAGGCAGACGATACGGTGCAGATTATGACCATTCACAAATCCAAAGGATTGGAATTTGAAACTGTGATTCTGCCAGGATTGGGCAGAACACCCCGGACATCGGAATCGCAATTACTGATTTGGGCAGAGCACCCGACTGAACATGGTCAAAGCGACTTATTGCTTGCACCTATCAAAGCAGCAGGTAGTAATGATTCAAATACTTCGGTTTACACTTATCTGCAGCTCCTGAATAAGCGCAGAGGCAAAAATGAAGATGGTCGGTTGCTTTACGTTGCCTGTACGCGGGCGAAGCATCATCTGCATCTACTAGGCAGCGCTACGGCAAAGCTTAAGAAGGGTGAGGTGGAAGTCAGCGTATCCTCTCATTCTTTACTCAATCAGTTATGGCCTGTTGTAGGTCCTTTGTATACCAGTGCAGCTTCTGATCAGGCGGCAAAACTTGCGGAAGAAGCAGAAAATGAAGCTGGGCAACCTCCCATGGTTTTTTCAAGCACCATTCAGCGGCTGAAAGCCGGCTGGGTGTTAACTCCGCCACCCCTTGCTGTGCAATGGGTTGAAAGTGAACAGAGGGACGAAGAACCCTTGATAGATCAGGACGAGGTTGAGTTTGAATGGGCCAGCGAAACTGCAAAATTTATCGGGATAGTAGTCCATAAATGGCTGCAAATAATTGTGCAGGAAGGAGCGCAGGCATGGGACCTTGCTCGTGTGGAAAATCTGCGCGCTTCCTTTACTAATACGCTTTTAAATCTTGGTGTGCCTCGTAATGAACTACACGTCGCCGTGGATAAAACTGTACATGCCCTGAGCCTTACTTTGGACGACCAGCGTGGTAGATGGGTGCTGGATAGCCGCCATCATGAATCGCAGGCGGAATATGCGTTGACCGGGATTTATCGCGACGAGTTGGTGAATATTATAATCGATCGTTCATTTGTTGATGATCAAGGTGTCCGATGGATAATTGATTACAAAACCAGTGCCCATGAAGGGGGTAATCTGGAAGGATTTCTGGATAACGAACAACTGCGTTACAGAGGCCAGTTAGAGCGGTATGCAGCGTTGATGTCCCATCTTGATGATCGGCCAATTCGGTTGGGGTTGTATTTTCCGGTATTGGGTGGCTGGCGCGAGTGGGAGTATAAGGGCAATTAA
- a CDS encoding CvpA family protein yields MTAFDYAVLLITGFSILLSLMRGMVREVLALLSWFVAFWIANIYSVQFEPILPNAIPDESLRFLAAFVILFLVTLLLMSLLTITLSELVKTIGLSMMDRGLGAFFGLARGLLIVLVLVLLAGLTAIPRQRFWQNAMFSAPLEALAVSIKPWLPDDLSRRIKYDM; encoded by the coding sequence ATGACGGCATTCGATTACGCAGTATTGCTGATAACCGGCTTTTCTATTTTGCTGAGCCTCATGCGAGGCATGGTACGAGAAGTTTTAGCGCTTTTGTCCTGGTTTGTAGCTTTCTGGATTGCGAACATTTATTCAGTGCAATTTGAGCCTATACTGCCAAATGCCATACCTGATGAATCCCTCCGTTTTTTAGCGGCTTTTGTGATTTTGTTTTTGGTGACGCTGCTACTGATGAGCCTGTTGACTATTACCCTGTCTGAATTGGTTAAAACGATCGGGTTGAGCATGATGGATAGAGGGTTAGGTGCTTTTTTTGGGTTGGCAAGAGGGCTGTTGATTGTTCTTGTGCTGGTATTGTTGGCTGGCCTTACTGCTATTCCACGTCAGAGATTCTGGCAAAATGCGATGTTTAGTGCACCTCTGGAAGCGTTAGCTGTCAGTATCAAACCTTGGTTGCCGGATGATTTGTCCAGGCGAATCAAATACGATATGTGA
- a CDS encoding TSUP family transporter has protein sequence MLLDFNIYQTVAIALLFIWTGFVRTGLGFGGAALGLPLLLFISDQPLLWLPIIAVHLLFFSGLTLRTRLHNVDWAYLRYASLFIVPPAIIGVFGLVSLPTLWLNIFIYSITLFYGIIWLLNRAIESRHKGVDKLLLMLGGYIAGTSLTGAPLMVAVFMRNVRKEQLRDTLFVLWFALVSIKMTTFIMLSVNLHFLIALSLIPIAFIGHYIGLRAHETISKNDIIFKRWMGGGLVIISSMGLWGLISPLI, from the coding sequence ATGCTTCTTGATTTTAATATTTACCAAACCGTCGCTATTGCCTTGCTCTTTATATGGACTGGATTTGTTCGTACTGGCCTGGGATTTGGCGGAGCTGCATTAGGTCTGCCGCTGCTTCTGTTTATCAGCGATCAACCCTTATTATGGCTGCCCATTATAGCGGTTCATTTATTATTCTTTTCTGGACTGACGCTACGCACACGTCTGCACAACGTTGACTGGGCCTATTTGCGTTATGCATCCCTGTTTATCGTGCCGCCTGCGATTATTGGTGTCTTTGGACTGGTTAGCCTGCCCACCCTGTGGCTGAATATTTTCATTTACTCTATCACGCTGTTTTACGGCATTATCTGGTTGTTGAACCGCGCTATTGAAAGCCGTCACAAAGGGGTGGATAAACTGCTATTAATGCTAGGCGGCTATATCGCTGGCACCTCTCTAACTGGTGCGCCATTAATGGTTGCCGTATTTATGCGCAATGTGCGCAAAGAACAATTACGCGACACTTTGTTTGTTTTATGGTTTGCTTTGGTCAGCATCAAGATGACAACGTTTATCATGTTATCGGTGAACTTGCACTTTCTGATTGCTTTAAGCTTGATACCTATTGCCTTCATTGGTCACTATATTGGATTGAGGGCACATGAAACTATCAGCAAAAATGATATTATTTTTAAACGATGGATGGGTGGTGGACTGGTTATTATCAGTTCGATGGGTTTATGGGGACTGATATCACCCTTGATTTAG
- a CDS encoding O-succinylhomoserine sulfhydrylase: MSDDFELETLAVRAGIHRSQFNEHSEAMYLTSSFVFENAAQAAARFSGQEPGNIYARFTNPTVTVFQERLAALEGAEFCVATSSGMSAILSCVMGLLSAGDHIIASRSIFGTTVQLFGNILKRFGIETTFVSLTDVSAWQAAVQPNTKLLFVETPSNPLTEVCDIGALSSVAKQAGAWLAVDNCFCTPMLQRPLDLGADIVIHSATKYLDGQGRVLGGAVLGKKELMEGVYGFLRTAGPTLSAFNAWVILKGLETLKIRMDAHSQNALALAQWLEQHPQVDRVYYPGLASHPQHDLAMKQQKSGGGILSFDVKGGKDAAWRVVDHTRMLSITANLGDTKTTITHPATTTHSRVTAEARAASGIGDGLLRVAVGLEAIGDIQADLARGLNA; the protein is encoded by the coding sequence ATGTCTGATGATTTCGAACTAGAAACGCTGGCCGTGCGAGCCGGCATCCACCGCAGTCAATTCAATGAGCATTCTGAGGCAATGTACCTCACTTCAAGTTTTGTCTTTGAGAATGCAGCGCAGGCAGCAGCCCGCTTTTCTGGTCAGGAGCCAGGGAATATTTATGCGCGATTTACCAATCCGACAGTGACCGTATTTCAGGAACGCTTAGCCGCCCTTGAGGGCGCCGAGTTTTGCGTGGCTACTTCCAGCGGGATGTCCGCCATATTGTCTTGCGTCATGGGGCTTTTGTCCGCTGGTGATCATATCATTGCCTCGCGCAGCATTTTTGGTACAACCGTGCAGCTCTTTGGCAATATTTTGAAGCGCTTTGGTATTGAGACGACTTTTGTTTCATTGACTGATGTGAGCGCATGGCAAGCGGCTGTTCAGCCAAACACTAAGTTGTTGTTTGTTGAGACACCATCCAACCCATTGACCGAAGTATGCGATATCGGTGCATTAAGCAGCGTAGCAAAACAGGCGGGTGCATGGCTGGCTGTGGACAATTGTTTCTGCACGCCCATGTTGCAACGTCCGTTGGATCTGGGTGCTGACATCGTGATTCATTCCGCAACCAAATATCTGGATGGACAGGGTCGCGTGCTGGGTGGGGCTGTGCTGGGTAAGAAGGAATTAATGGAAGGTGTATACGGATTTTTGCGTACAGCTGGTCCCACCCTGAGTGCATTTAACGCCTGGGTAATATTAAAGGGACTGGAAACGCTTAAAATCAGAATGGATGCACATTCACAAAACGCTTTGGCTTTAGCGCAATGGCTGGAGCAACATCCGCAGGTGGATCGTGTTTATTATCCAGGTTTGGCATCACATCCTCAACATGATCTGGCAATGAAACAGCAGAAGAGCGGGGGAGGGATACTTTCCTTTGATGTAAAGGGAGGTAAGGATGCTGCGTGGCGAGTTGTAGATCACACCAGAATGCTTTCCATTACCGCAAATCTGGGGGATACCAAAACGACGATTACGCATCCAGCTACAACCACGCACAGCAGGGTAACGGCAGAAGCAAGAGCTGCATCGGGGATTGGTGATGGTTTGCTGCGTGTTGCAGTAGGTCTGGAAGCGATTGGCGATATTCAAGCTGATTTGGCACGGGGGTTAAATGCTTAA
- the purF gene encoding amidophosphoribosyltransferase: MCGIIGVVAKSPVNQVLYDGLQVLQHRGQDAAGIVTAEGNTFHMHKANGMVRDVFRTRNMRSLKGNMGIAHVRYPTAGSASSSAEAQPFYVNSPFGIVLAHNGNLTNSEQLKEELFQQDLRHVNTNSDSEVLLNVLAHELQESSNNHKLNAAAVFSAVAGVHRRCRGAYAVVAMIAGYGLVAFRDPYGIRPMVIGKTETESGTEYMVASESVAMDTLGFQLMRDVAPGEAILVEQTGEFYSQQCAMNPKYYPCIFEYVYLARPDSVIDGISVYETRLYMGESLAEKIRLTLSPEDIDVVIPIPDTSRPSALQLANRLGVTYREGFIKNRYIGRTFIMPGQAMRKKSVRQKLNPIGIEFKDKNVLLVDDSIVRGTTSKQIVQMAREAGARKVYLASAAPPVRFPNVYGIDMPTRQELLATGRTDDQIALEIGADAVFYQDLDALIAAVTKANPLITHFESSCFNGDYITGDVTPEYLAMIESNRNDGNDDDKASVSTRQLDLNLSSAES, from the coding sequence ATGTGTGGAATTATAGGCGTCGTTGCAAAGTCCCCCGTTAATCAGGTGCTTTATGATGGGTTGCAGGTGCTACAGCATCGCGGTCAGGACGCCGCTGGCATTGTCACTGCTGAGGGTAATACGTTTCATATGCACAAGGCGAATGGCATGGTGCGGGATGTGTTTAGAACTCGTAATATGCGCTCGTTAAAGGGTAACATGGGCATTGCTCATGTTCGCTATCCGACTGCTGGCAGCGCGTCTTCCTCTGCTGAGGCACAACCTTTCTATGTAAACTCGCCCTTTGGCATTGTCCTTGCACACAATGGCAACCTGACAAATTCTGAACAGTTGAAAGAAGAACTTTTTCAGCAGGATTTAAGACACGTTAACACTAACTCTGATTCTGAAGTGCTGTTAAATGTTTTGGCCCATGAATTGCAAGAAAGCTCAAACAACCACAAGCTTAACGCTGCCGCCGTATTTTCTGCAGTAGCTGGGGTGCATCGCCGTTGCCGTGGTGCTTACGCTGTGGTGGCAATGATTGCGGGATATGGCTTGGTGGCTTTTCGTGATCCTTATGGTATTCGCCCAATGGTGATTGGCAAGACTGAGACTGAGAGTGGCACTGAATATATGGTTGCTTCAGAAAGTGTCGCTATGGATACGTTGGGATTCCAGCTGATGAGAGATGTTGCGCCAGGCGAGGCAATATTGGTAGAGCAGACTGGTGAATTTTATAGCCAGCAATGTGCGATGAATCCAAAGTATTATCCTTGTATTTTCGAATATGTGTATCTGGCCAGACCCGATTCAGTGATTGATGGTATTTCTGTGTATGAAACCCGTTTATACATGGGGGAAAGTCTTGCTGAAAAAATTCGTTTAACCCTGAGTCCTGAAGATATCGATGTGGTGATTCCCATTCCGGATACCAGTCGCCCAAGTGCCTTGCAATTGGCGAACCGATTAGGGGTAACTTATCGTGAAGGCTTTATAAAGAATCGCTACATTGGCCGTACATTTATTATGCCAGGCCAGGCGATGCGTAAAAAGTCTGTGCGTCAAAAGTTAAATCCGATCGGGATTGAATTTAAAGATAAAAATGTGTTGTTGGTGGATGATTCTATTGTTCGAGGTACTACCAGCAAGCAGATCGTCCAAATGGCACGTGAAGCGGGTGCGCGTAAAGTTTATCTGGCTTCTGCCGCACCGCCAGTGCGTTTTCCGAACGTTTATGGTATCGATATGCCAACGCGTCAGGAACTGCTGGCAACTGGCCGTACGGATGATCAGATCGCACTGGAAATCGGAGCCGATGCGGTGTTCTATCAGGACCTTGATGCATTGATAGCGGCCGTCACAAAGGCCAATCCGCTCATTACACATTTTGAATCGTCCTGCTTTAACGGCGACTATATTACGGGTGATGTTACGCCAGAATATCTTGCGATGATTGAATCAAACCGGAATGACGGTAATGACGACGATAAAGCATCTGTGTCCACACGACAGCTTGATCTTAATCTCAGCTCGGCGGAATCCTGA
- a CDS encoding PD-(D/E)XK nuclease family protein produces the protein MHADIIEAIESGATILTANRRLARFLKSQFDTVQQSRGRMAWHSPDILPWSSWIERSWEVMANQRSMGAGFQTGVLLNAIQEKSLWENIVAEYSNAESRLLQVPATAKNAAAAWQLMQAWHLKLPVDQALSSADVQVFSGWAKKFKEVCVKQGWLDHARLPDLVEDGYKAGKIALPGRLVLAGFDELTPQQRQLLATLQVLGCQCTELEPEANNKEAVRTRFTDAAAEISAAAVWVRDLLEKNTGETIGIVVPDLSALQEAITHRFDDILQPQLVLPKPADKIKRPYNMSMGNGLIDFPIIHGALLVLELLEGKLSLEKMGILLRTAFIAGAESEMAKRCLLDAKLRSIGELEISLPTLWSLSKSVDKEGVVRPYTTPIFAESIDKMLPISSQIQYLKQPPGKWGSLFKQILNDMGWPGERALSSEEYQAAGAWRDLLNEYSSLDLVLTDIGFLDALGYLRRMTSEAMFQPETDAVPVQILGTLEAANMLFDHLWVMGVHDEVWPAAAHPNPFLPINLQRNLGLPHSSASRELRFSQQITSRLRSSAPYVIFSYPERDGDRALRPSPLIQDLPEVEGAALVAVFTSNYARLIHTTNDLEMLEDSQGPALQDKGLTRGGTGLFKQQAACPFRAFGEYRLGAETLEEGRIGLSPAERGTLLHRSLELTWDELKSHAQLCDATDSQIDEVVRVAANKATEELARNRPNTFTKRFAELECRRLVNLLLQWLAIEKQRSPFVVLASERQQAVTIGGISVNAKIDRMDTLADGTQAIIDYKTNVPNVKHWFSDRPEEPQLPLYCTASGQNVRSVYFAQIKLGDMGFKGLSASEGAVPGIASFADTEAGKEFGTWEQMVASWQRVLNQLGEDFRSGKAVVDPKHYPKTCAYCDLGPLCRVNESGKASLLDNDESLTEPD, from the coding sequence ATGCACGCTGATATTATTGAAGCCATCGAATCCGGCGCCACTATTTTGACCGCTAATCGTCGGTTGGCGCGTTTTCTCAAGTCGCAGTTTGATACGGTTCAACAATCTCGTGGCCGAATGGCATGGCACAGCCCGGATATATTGCCGTGGTCATCCTGGATAGAACGCAGTTGGGAAGTAATGGCCAACCAGAGATCCATGGGTGCTGGATTTCAAACGGGGGTGTTGCTGAATGCAATTCAGGAAAAATCTTTATGGGAAAATATTGTAGCTGAGTATTCCAATGCGGAAAGTCGTCTGTTGCAGGTGCCTGCTACGGCAAAAAATGCGGCTGCCGCCTGGCAGTTGATGCAGGCATGGCATTTGAAATTGCCGGTGGATCAGGCACTGTCAAGCGCAGATGTGCAAGTTTTTTCTGGCTGGGCAAAAAAATTCAAAGAGGTATGTGTCAAGCAGGGTTGGCTGGATCATGCGCGCCTCCCTGACTTGGTTGAAGACGGGTATAAGGCAGGGAAAATTGCATTGCCTGGTCGTCTTGTTTTGGCAGGATTTGATGAATTGACGCCGCAACAGCGTCAATTACTTGCTACTTTGCAAGTATTGGGGTGCCAATGTACGGAATTGGAACCAGAAGCAAATAATAAAGAAGCGGTAAGAACCCGATTTACAGATGCAGCAGCAGAAATTTCAGCAGCAGCAGTTTGGGTTCGTGACTTACTGGAAAAAAATACCGGGGAAACAATTGGTATTGTTGTGCCGGATTTAAGCGCTCTCCAGGAAGCTATTACCCATCGTTTTGATGATATTTTACAGCCTCAGCTTGTCTTGCCCAAACCGGCTGACAAGATTAAACGGCCATATAATATGTCTATGGGGAATGGTTTGATAGATTTCCCCATTATTCATGGTGCATTACTTGTACTTGAGTTGTTAGAGGGAAAGCTCTCTTTAGAAAAGATGGGGATTTTGCTGCGTACAGCTTTTATAGCTGGTGCAGAATCTGAAATGGCAAAGCGCTGCTTGCTGGATGCCAAACTACGCAGCATTGGTGAGCTTGAAATTTCCTTGCCTACTTTGTGGTCACTCTCAAAATCAGTGGACAAAGAGGGGGTAGTGCGGCCCTACACTACGCCGATTTTTGCAGAGAGCATTGATAAGATGCTCCCCATTTCTTCCCAAATTCAGTACTTGAAGCAGCCGCCTGGTAAGTGGGGAAGTCTGTTTAAGCAAATATTGAATGATATGGGATGGCCAGGTGAGCGTGCCTTGAGTAGTGAGGAATATCAGGCAGCTGGCGCATGGCGCGATTTGCTGAATGAATATTCCTCTCTGGATTTAGTACTCACAGACATAGGTTTTCTTGATGCGCTTGGCTATCTGAGGCGTATGACGTCAGAAGCGATGTTTCAACCAGAAACAGATGCTGTCCCTGTGCAAATTCTGGGAACGCTGGAAGCCGCCAATATGTTGTTTGATCATTTGTGGGTAATGGGCGTGCATGATGAAGTGTGGCCGGCAGCAGCTCACCCCAATCCATTCTTGCCGATCAATTTGCAGCGTAATTTGGGATTGCCGCATTCATCAGCTTCCCGTGAATTGAGATTTTCTCAACAGATTACTTCGCGCTTGCGATCATCTGCTCCTTATGTGATTTTCAGCTACCCCGAACGGGATGGGGACCGCGCTTTACGTCCCTCGCCGTTGATTCAGGATTTACCGGAAGTGGAAGGCGCAGCATTAGTAGCTGTTTTCACTTCAAACTATGCCCGTTTAATCCACACAACTAATGATCTGGAAATGCTGGAAGATAGCCAGGGCCCTGCGTTGCAGGATAAAGGGCTTACGCGTGGGGGAACAGGTTTGTTCAAACAGCAGGCTGCCTGCCCGTTTCGTGCTTTTGGTGAATACCGGCTAGGTGCGGAAACGTTGGAGGAAGGGCGTATTGGCTTATCACCTGCTGAACGCGGAACACTATTACACAGATCCCTTGAACTGACTTGGGATGAGCTAAAAAGCCACGCACAACTATGTGACGCAACGGATAGCCAAATTGATGAGGTGGTGCGAGTGGCCGCCAACAAAGCGACAGAAGAGTTGGCAAGAAATCGCCCCAACACCTTTACAAAACGCTTTGCTGAACTGGAGTGCCGGCGTTTGGTGAATTTGCTGCTGCAATGGCTGGCGATTGAAAAACAGCGCTCCCCCTTTGTGGTGCTGGCATCTGAACGCCAACAAGCCGTGACGATAGGTGGGATCAGTGTCAATGCGAAAATAGATCGGATGGATACGCTGGCCGATGGCACTCAGGCGATTATTGATTATAAAACCAATGTACCCAATGTGAAGCACTGGTTTAGTGACAGGCCGGAAGAACCACAACTTCCACTTTATTGCACAGCTTCCGGACAAAACGTCAGATCAGTGTATTTTGCACAAATCAAGCTGGGTGATATGGGTTTTAAAGGACTTTCTGCAAGCGAAGGTGCGGTACCCGGTATTGCTTCATTTGCCGATACAGAAGCTGGAAAGGAGTTTGGAACATGGGAGCAGATGGTTGCATCCTGGCAAAGGGTCTTAAATCAGTTGGGAGAGGATTTCAGATCAGGAAAAGCTGTCGTTGATCCAAAACATTATCCTAAAACCTGCGCCTATTGTGATCTCGGCCCGCTTTGTCGTGTCAATGAATCAGGCAAAGCCAGCCTGCTTGATAATGATGAATCACTTACAGAACCTGACTGA